The proteins below come from a single Arthrobacter sp. zg-Y1171 genomic window:
- a CDS encoding TMEM175 family protein has product MNSGPDLDRTMFFSDAVFAIAMTLLAVDIRVPQVPANELGAAVAAQLPEFGAYVLSFVVTAAYWLSHHRLFRLLRGFTGRLQQLNLVLLLFVALLGYATDMLAFYGDQVLGVVIYAAALGLIGTANTGLWIYCSRTGLFRDDVDPRLPAFAQVRAPVTPAVFLASIPIAILWSPQAAIWSWLGIVIINGLLHGLGRRRTGSA; this is encoded by the coding sequence GTGAATTCAGGTCCGGACCTGGACCGCACCATGTTCTTCAGTGACGCCGTCTTCGCTATCGCCATGACGCTGCTGGCCGTGGATATCCGGGTTCCGCAGGTGCCGGCAAACGAGCTGGGGGCGGCCGTGGCCGCGCAGCTTCCGGAGTTCGGCGCTTACGTCCTGTCCTTTGTGGTGACCGCCGCCTATTGGCTGAGCCACCACCGGCTCTTCCGGCTCCTTCGGGGATTCACCGGCCGGCTGCAGCAGTTGAACCTGGTGCTGCTGCTGTTCGTCGCGCTGCTGGGGTACGCCACCGACATGCTGGCGTTTTACGGAGACCAGGTGCTCGGCGTCGTGATTTATGCGGCGGCCCTGGGGCTTATCGGCACCGCGAATACCGGGCTGTGGATCTACTGCAGCCGTACGGGCCTTTTCCGGGATGACGTGGATCCCCGGCTTCCGGCATTCGCGCAGGTCCGCGCCCCGGTCACCCCTGCGGTTTTCCTGGCGTCGATTCCCATTGCCATCCTGTGGAGTCCGCAGGCGGCGATCTGGTCCTGGCTGGGAATTGTCATTATCAATGGCTTGCTCCATGGTCTCGGCCGCAGACGAACCGGCTCGGCGTAA
- a CDS encoding SDR family oxidoreductase produces MGHGGGKVALITGASRGIGRRVAERLAAQGTAVVVSYRRNAELAKEVVTTLQELGGSGIAVQADVENPEDIVRLFDAAADEYGRLDYFINNAAAAAFKNVVDLKTHHLDRAYAVNVRPFVLGAQEAVKLMDDGGRIVALTSYGSTRAFPTYAALGSYKAAVESFVRFMAVEFGPYGINVNAVNGGLIDSDSLDYFYSMDGMAPMDSVISRLPKRRPGTVDEMAAAVEFLLSPGAEYITGQVLAVDGGLSVIAPPFHSDASGPPVALPDRPTRPTRGGSR; encoded by the coding sequence GTGGGACATGGCGGCGGAAAGGTAGCGCTGATCACCGGTGCTTCGCGGGGAATCGGCCGGCGCGTGGCGGAGCGGCTCGCGGCGCAGGGGACCGCCGTCGTCGTCAGTTACCGGCGGAATGCCGAGCTGGCCAAGGAAGTGGTCACCACGCTGCAGGAACTCGGCGGCAGCGGCATAGCGGTGCAGGCCGATGTGGAGAACCCCGAAGACATTGTCCGGCTCTTCGATGCCGCAGCGGACGAATACGGCCGGCTGGACTACTTCATCAACAACGCCGCTGCCGCCGCGTTCAAGAACGTGGTGGACCTGAAAACCCATCATCTGGACCGTGCATACGCCGTGAACGTGCGGCCGTTTGTCCTCGGCGCGCAGGAAGCGGTGAAACTGATGGACGACGGCGGCCGGATAGTCGCGCTCACCAGTTACGGCAGTACCCGGGCCTTCCCGACCTATGCCGCCCTCGGCTCCTACAAGGCCGCAGTGGAGTCCTTTGTCCGGTTCATGGCGGTGGAATTCGGCCCCTACGGCATCAACGTCAACGCGGTGAACGGCGGGCTGATCGATTCCGATTCGCTGGACTACTTCTACTCCATGGACGGCATGGCGCCCATGGACAGCGTCATCTCCCGCCTGCCCAAACGCCGTCCCGGCACCGTGGATGAAATGGCCGCCGCGGTGGAGTTCCTGCTCTCCCCGGGTGCGGAGTACATCACCGGCCAGGTCCTGGCGGTCGACGGCGGCCTCTCGGTCATTGCCCCGCCGTTCCATTCCGACGCGTCCGGCCCGCCGGTCGCCCTGCCGGACCGGCCAACCCGGCCCACCCGAGGCGGCAGCCGGTAA
- a CDS encoding FtsX-like permease family protein produces MFSLARASIRHHRGGFAGVFVAVFLCAALITAMGVLIESGTRGGIAPQRLQGADVVVGAPQAHPVVEDMDAPFAERVLLPAEAVNEIAAVPGVERAVGSIELPLATTDGTAVSAAAWDSAALTPYTLTSGEAPERATEVVVDESFGATPGTSLTLTHGGEPTEYTVSGVAAPESGVDTGPAAFLSTAGAQALWPHGDTVATVGVIAESGIRPAQLSADIEAQVADVVGYTGDRRGDVENLGGSAARSTLLLLSGSLAGVAVMTAVFVTAGTLSLSIMARRREFAMLRAVGAGANQTLGLVMREVLLVSSAAAVLGAAPGFLLAWFLGNQFVAGGVLPESFVLAYSPLPALAAVAISVAAAVGASLVSARGTVRAAPTDALRDSVTEASRLGRGRVITGLSLLAAGLVAALVPIAVPGTAGLASAASSILLLMIGAGLLGTWLVTGALRLVRPLVRRSPSASLALAEANASAFPRRLASGIVPLALAIALGSVQFFMPATVATEAARQSRDGVVAGYLVSAPGSGVSEDLADQVAELPGVESTSPVARSAVLAKAGFAGMEDGVQPYAVQGLADLNGTLDLDVNEGSLDRLTDADTVALSVDLARESGTAVGEDFDFYYGDGTEATAVVVATYERGLGFGDVAVANETLRSHTTTGLNDYLLVSTAADTDPGELASAVSGLGLTLLDKEEFGAAGAAQRDADSWVSVIAMLVLLGYLAVSVVNTLVMATARRRPEMLLLRTLGASDTQLRRMMGAESLLIVAAAVVIGTVLALPPLMGIAVSISGVPLPTIVPAVYLGLAGATAALGLGSIAVATRAALRAER; encoded by the coding sequence ATGTTTTCCCTTGCCAGAGCATCCATCCGGCACCACCGCGGCGGATTCGCCGGGGTTTTCGTAGCCGTGTTCCTGTGCGCCGCGCTCATCACCGCGATGGGCGTCCTCATTGAGTCCGGAACCCGCGGCGGCATTGCCCCGCAGCGCCTGCAGGGGGCCGACGTCGTCGTAGGTGCGCCGCAGGCCCATCCCGTAGTCGAAGACATGGACGCCCCGTTCGCCGAGCGCGTCCTGCTTCCCGCCGAAGCGGTGAACGAAATCGCAGCCGTTCCCGGCGTCGAACGCGCCGTGGGCAGCATCGAGCTTCCCCTGGCCACCACCGACGGTACGGCGGTTTCCGCCGCCGCCTGGGACTCCGCGGCCCTGACTCCCTACACACTGACCTCCGGGGAAGCTCCCGAACGGGCAACCGAAGTGGTGGTGGATGAATCCTTCGGAGCAACTCCGGGCACCTCGCTTACCCTTACCCACGGCGGGGAACCCACCGAGTACACGGTGTCCGGCGTCGCCGCTCCCGAGTCCGGAGTAGACACCGGCCCTGCCGCTTTCCTGAGCACCGCCGGTGCCCAGGCCCTGTGGCCGCACGGCGACACGGTGGCCACCGTCGGCGTGATCGCCGAATCCGGCATCCGGCCGGCGCAGCTCTCCGCCGATATCGAGGCGCAGGTGGCCGACGTCGTCGGCTATACCGGGGACCGCCGCGGAGACGTGGAGAATCTCGGCGGGTCCGCCGCCCGCTCCACGCTGCTGCTGCTCAGCGGGTCGCTGGCAGGTGTGGCAGTGATGACCGCGGTCTTTGTGACTGCAGGAACCCTGTCCCTGTCCATCATGGCGCGGCGCCGGGAATTCGCGATGCTGCGCGCAGTGGGAGCCGGAGCGAACCAGACCCTGGGCCTCGTGATGCGTGAAGTCCTGCTGGTGTCCAGCGCTGCCGCCGTGCTGGGCGCGGCACCCGGTTTCCTGCTGGCATGGTTCCTGGGCAACCAGTTCGTTGCCGGCGGCGTGCTTCCGGAATCCTTCGTCCTGGCCTACAGCCCGCTGCCGGCCCTGGCTGCAGTGGCCATCAGTGTCGCCGCAGCAGTGGGTGCCTCGCTCGTCTCGGCGCGGGGTACGGTCCGTGCGGCGCCGACGGATGCCCTGCGGGACTCCGTGACGGAGGCTTCCCGGCTGGGCCGCGGACGCGTCATCACCGGGCTGTCCCTGCTGGCGGCCGGTCTGGTTGCGGCTTTGGTACCGATTGCGGTTCCAGGCACTGCGGGCCTGGCGTCGGCAGCCTCCAGCATCCTGCTCCTGATGATCGGCGCGGGCCTGCTGGGGACGTGGCTGGTGACGGGTGCCTTGAGACTGGTGCGGCCGCTGGTCCGCCGCAGTCCCTCCGCGTCGCTGGCCCTGGCGGAGGCCAACGCCAGCGCCTTCCCGCGGCGGCTGGCCTCGGGAATCGTTCCGCTGGCGCTGGCCATTGCGCTCGGGTCCGTGCAGTTCTTTATGCCGGCCACCGTGGCAACGGAAGCCGCGCGGCAGTCCCGTGACGGGGTGGTGGCCGGGTATCTGGTCAGCGCTCCGGGGTCAGGAGTGTCCGAGGATCTGGCCGATCAGGTGGCTGAGCTTCCCGGGGTGGAGTCCACCTCGCCGGTGGCCCGTTCCGCGGTCCTGGCCAAGGCCGGCTTCGCGGGGATGGAGGATGGCGTGCAGCCCTATGCCGTTCAGGGCCTGGCGGACCTGAACGGAACCCTGGACCTGGACGTCAACGAAGGGTCACTGGACCGGTTGACGGATGCCGACACCGTGGCACTGAGCGTGGACCTGGCCCGGGAATCCGGTACGGCTGTGGGTGAGGACTTCGACTTCTACTACGGGGACGGCACCGAGGCGACCGCCGTCGTCGTCGCCACCTACGAACGGGGGCTGGGATTCGGGGATGTGGCGGTGGCGAATGAGACGCTGCGCAGCCACACCACTACGGGGCTGAACGACTACCTGCTGGTCAGCACGGCGGCGGATACCGATCCGGGAGAACTGGCCTCTGCCGTGAGCGGCCTCGGGCTGACGCTCCTGGATAAGGAGGAGTTCGGGGCGGCCGGAGCCGCGCAACGGGATGCCGACTCATGGGTTTCGGTGATCGCCATGCTGGTCCTGCTTGGGTACCTTGCCGTCTCCGTGGTCAACACGTTGGTGATGGCGACGGCCCGGCGCCGGCCGGAGATGCTGCTGCTGCGGACCCTGGGGGCGTCGGATACCCAGCTGCGGCGGATGATGGGAGCCGAGTCCCTGCTGATAGTCGCGGCCGCCGTCGTCATCGGCACCGTCCTGGCCCTGCCGCCGCTGATGGGAATCGCCGTGAGTATCTCGGGGGTGCCGCTGCCCACGATCGTGCCGGCCGTGTACCTCGGCCTGGCCGGTGCGACGGCGGCACTCGGGCTGGGCTCCATTGCGGTAGCCACGCGTGCCGCGCTGCGGGCCGAGCGGTAG
- a CDS encoding histidine kinase: MRLPSRAKTRLRDAAFLVREGWYWLASLTVLVAGIGLLPFVALGVGLYAVPTLLDLLNRLAARAQARSAAFSSAVIPFDRRRLTGRYSFTELAALLSAPETKRDLSWLLFHCAFAVLAAALALALPFGAVLYVAAAPLWQLFPPDAPLELTIFVRSWGDAVLMMLLGLIYAAGAWLLLPWLARRFSAATLGILSPRRYADLARRISDLSAARASALAAHAAELRRIERELHDGAQNRLVGVVMMLGLAQRAAETDPAAAVPFIGRAQDAASEALAGLRAAVHDIYPPVLDELGLGGAASALTSRSPIPCSLDVEGLLRAPAAVESAAYFVLAEALTNAAKHSGASRIDVVLRTESMAREDVLVILVNDDGRGGARVDPAAGAQATADANGSGTGLAGIARRAAAFGGRLVLNSPEGGPTNIRVELPCAF; the protein is encoded by the coding sequence GTGAGACTTCCCAGCCGCGCCAAGACCCGTCTCCGGGATGCGGCCTTCCTAGTGCGCGAGGGCTGGTACTGGCTGGCGTCCCTGACCGTTCTGGTGGCCGGTATTGGGCTGCTTCCGTTCGTGGCCCTGGGGGTGGGCTTGTATGCGGTGCCTACCCTCCTGGACCTCCTGAACCGTTTGGCCGCCAGGGCGCAGGCCCGTTCGGCGGCGTTCTCCTCTGCTGTCATTCCCTTTGACCGGCGCCGCCTCACCGGTAGGTATTCGTTCACCGAGCTGGCCGCCCTGCTGAGTGCTCCGGAAACGAAGCGGGACCTCTCCTGGCTGCTTTTCCACTGCGCATTTGCCGTACTGGCAGCGGCGCTGGCCCTGGCGCTTCCCTTCGGTGCCGTGCTCTATGTAGCGGCGGCGCCCCTGTGGCAGCTGTTCCCGCCGGACGCACCGCTGGAACTGACCATCTTCGTCCGCAGCTGGGGCGATGCCGTCCTGATGATGCTGCTGGGACTCATATACGCCGCCGGGGCATGGCTGCTGCTGCCCTGGCTGGCACGGCGGTTCAGTGCGGCGACCCTGGGGATCCTTTCCCCGCGCCGGTATGCGGACCTGGCCCGCCGCATTTCCGACCTCTCGGCGGCCCGGGCCAGTGCCCTGGCCGCCCATGCAGCGGAGCTGCGCCGGATTGAACGCGAACTGCACGACGGCGCGCAGAACCGGCTGGTCGGCGTCGTGATGATGCTGGGACTGGCCCAGCGTGCGGCCGAAACCGACCCGGCGGCCGCCGTACCGTTCATCGGGCGGGCACAGGATGCCGCGTCGGAAGCACTCGCCGGACTGCGCGCCGCAGTACACGATATTTATCCGCCGGTCCTGGACGAACTCGGCCTGGGCGGTGCGGCCTCGGCCCTCACCAGCCGCTCGCCCATACCCTGCTCCCTGGACGTGGAGGGTCTGCTGCGCGCGCCGGCAGCAGTGGAATCGGCGGCATATTTCGTCCTGGCCGAAGCCCTGACCAATGCTGCGAAACACTCCGGCGCCTCCCGGATCGACGTGGTGCTCCGCACCGAATCAATGGCTCGGGAGGACGTCCTGGTGATCCTGGTGAACGACGACGGCCGCGGCGGCGCGAGGGTGGATCCGGCCGCCGGCGCGCAGGCTACGGCTGATGCCAACGGCTCCGGCACAGGTCTGGCCGGGATCGCCCGCCGTGCCGCCGCGTTCGGCGGCAGGCTGGTGCTGAACAGCCCCGAGGGCGGACCAACAAACATAAGGGTGGAACTGCCATGCGCCTTCTGA
- a CDS encoding response regulator transcription factor, whose amino-acid sequence MRLLIAEDDALLRAGLELLLESEGFDVVGSWDNADDLLAAFEPGSADGAVLDVRMPPTFTNEGLRAALELRSRVPEFPVLVLSAYVEDRYASRLLASGAQGVGYLLKERVGNVGEFVDGLRRVAAGGTVMDPEVIAQLFSRRSNQDPIRSLTPREFEVLGLVAEGLGNTAIASAISVSETAVSKHIGNIFAKLGLAQSDSGHRRVLATLAYLRS is encoded by the coding sequence ATGCGCCTTCTGATCGCCGAAGATGATGCCCTGCTGCGCGCCGGGCTGGAACTGCTGCTCGAGAGCGAAGGGTTCGACGTGGTGGGTTCCTGGGACAACGCCGATGACCTGCTCGCGGCCTTCGAACCCGGCAGCGCCGACGGCGCCGTGCTGGACGTCCGGATGCCGCCGACCTTCACCAACGAGGGGCTGCGGGCCGCCCTGGAACTGAGGTCCCGGGTTCCTGAGTTCCCGGTGCTGGTTCTCTCCGCGTATGTGGAGGACCGGTACGCCAGCCGGCTGCTGGCCTCCGGCGCCCAGGGCGTGGGCTACCTGCTGAAGGAGCGGGTGGGCAACGTTGGCGAATTCGTGGACGGACTGCGGCGTGTGGCTGCCGGCGGCACCGTAATGGACCCGGAGGTCATCGCCCAGCTGTTCAGCCGGCGCAGCAACCAGGATCCCATCCGGTCGCTGACTCCGCGCGAGTTCGAAGTGCTGGGGCTGGTGGCCGAAGGGCTGGGCAACACCGCCATTGCCTCGGCCATTTCCGTCTCCGAAACCGCGGTCAGCAAACACATCGGCAATATCTTCGCGAAGCTCGGGCTTGCCCAGTCGGACAGCGGCCACCGCAGGGTGCTGGCGACTCTCGCGTACCTCCGCTCCTGA
- a CDS encoding DNA polymerase III subunit gamma and tau, giving the protein MSTALYRRYRPESFADVIGQEHVTEPLMAALQKNRVNHAYLFSGPRGCGKTTSARILARCLNCAEGPTPVPCGKCDSCVELARDGSGSLDVIEIDAASHGGVDDARDLRERATFAPVRDRYKIFIIDEAHMVTSAGFNALLKIVEEPPEHIKFIFATTEPDKVIGTIRSRTHHYPFRLVPPEPLLAYLEKLCAQENVAVAPGVLSLVIRAGGGSVRDTLSVLDQLMAGAGPDGLDYELAVSLLGYTPVSLLDDVVDAVAAADAATVFRAVDRVIQTGQDPRRFVEDLLERFRDLIIVNAMPDSASTVLRGMPEDQINRMQTQATQLGSSELSRAADITNTALTEMTGATSPRLHLELLCARILLPAADQAERGTAARVDRLERRLSYAGDPTEAMGRAAAAASPVNTIPAAAPTASQAAASAPAVDEAPASPRGTDFAATPAPDAAATPAAPAASSQDSKPAGSSLDWGGTWSTPAQAPSPADAPAASSAAPAAGSNGSRPAAGGPSQPAQSQPAQSQPVSQPAQSQPAQQAPAQQVQPQQRQAPAGGSPSAPAGGSGQIEMIRRAWPEIMDALTSIRRATWLNVSKNSSPRAFDGKVLELAFTNPGAATNFNRPDHLENLRKAIHQVLALDCQINPIHDSSASAGESGPKADSRQAPASAPAAKAPVVQAQPAQARQAQAPAAQAPSVQDGRSTTAAVAPSSETAKVTGAAAPDSRAASAPGPESAPKAAAPAAAASTPEPATPANRAVPTQQDQAVAAPVAAPEPAAPGAPVNAATAALRRRAGSSNGGGTPSTGPGRAARGTSGRNGSAGTPAGARAAGRSAGNRPSDEPWPDEPSDPFNDAPESNAWETAEAPVDVYSGGHLSDSEWASTDWAGTGSTTRPAGGNSAADSRAGGGQTSPSSAVPAGAPRAAAPAAAPASAPASAAPAGLTARPGTTTAPGQDRGAAAPGVRTSVPPTTTSPAAPSGGAPNQPLSRYQKLLNEAAQRGGGAPVRGSRPVDSTYVEDVPSADDITLEDSGLVGRKAIERILGGRLIEERSLDGR; this is encoded by the coding sequence GTGAGTACAGCCCTTTACCGCCGCTACCGTCCCGAGAGTTTCGCAGACGTGATCGGCCAGGAGCACGTCACGGAGCCGCTGATGGCGGCCCTGCAAAAGAACCGCGTTAACCACGCGTACCTCTTCTCCGGCCCGCGCGGCTGCGGCAAAACCACCTCTGCGCGCATCCTTGCCCGCTGCCTGAACTGCGCCGAGGGCCCCACCCCGGTCCCCTGCGGCAAGTGCGACAGCTGCGTTGAACTGGCCCGCGACGGGTCCGGCAGCCTCGATGTCATCGAGATTGACGCGGCCAGCCACGGCGGCGTCGACGACGCCCGCGACCTCCGGGAGCGCGCCACCTTCGCCCCGGTCCGGGACCGCTACAAGATCTTCATCATCGACGAGGCCCACATGGTCACGTCCGCCGGCTTCAACGCCCTGCTGAAGATCGTGGAAGAGCCGCCGGAACACATCAAGTTCATCTTCGCCACCACGGAGCCGGACAAGGTCATTGGCACCATCCGGTCCCGCACGCACCACTACCCCTTCCGCCTCGTTCCGCCGGAGCCGCTGCTGGCTTACCTTGAAAAGCTCTGCGCGCAGGAGAACGTAGCGGTCGCCCCGGGCGTCCTTTCCCTGGTGATCCGCGCCGGCGGCGGGTCCGTGCGCGACACCCTTTCCGTCCTTGACCAGCTCATGGCCGGCGCCGGCCCCGACGGCCTGGACTACGAATTGGCCGTTTCGCTGCTGGGTTACACCCCGGTGTCGCTGCTCGACGACGTCGTCGACGCAGTTGCCGCCGCAGACGCAGCTACCGTATTCCGCGCCGTGGACCGTGTCATCCAGACCGGCCAGGATCCCCGCCGGTTTGTGGAAGACCTGCTGGAACGCTTCCGGGACCTGATCATCGTCAACGCCATGCCGGACAGCGCATCCACCGTGCTCCGCGGCATGCCGGAAGACCAGATCAACCGGATGCAGACCCAGGCCACCCAGCTGGGCAGCAGTGAACTATCCCGCGCCGCAGACATCACCAACACTGCCTTGACCGAGATGACCGGTGCCACGTCGCCGCGGCTGCACCTCGAACTGCTCTGCGCCCGTATTCTGCTTCCGGCCGCAGACCAGGCCGAACGCGGGACGGCCGCACGGGTGGACCGCTTGGAGCGCCGGCTCAGTTATGCAGGTGATCCCACCGAGGCCATGGGCCGCGCTGCAGCTGCAGCGTCTCCGGTGAACACCATTCCCGCGGCCGCACCCACGGCTTCGCAGGCAGCTGCTTCAGCTCCTGCGGTGGACGAAGCTCCGGCATCTCCCCGGGGAACCGACTTTGCGGCAACGCCCGCCCCGGATGCAGCAGCAACCCCTGCCGCACCGGCAGCCTCCAGCCAGGACAGCAAGCCCGCCGGAAGTTCCCTGGACTGGGGCGGCACGTGGTCCACCCCGGCGCAGGCGCCTTCCCCGGCGGATGCCCCTGCCGCTTCAAGCGCCGCGCCCGCAGCGGGATCCAACGGTTCCCGCCCTGCCGCTGGCGGACCGTCGCAGCCAGCGCAGTCGCAGCCCGCCCAGTCGCAGCCGGTGTCCCAGCCCGCGCAGTCGCAGCCGGCGCAGCAGGCACCGGCCCAGCAGGTCCAGCCTCAGCAGCGGCAGGCTCCGGCCGGCGGTTCCCCTTCGGCACCAGCCGGCGGAAGCGGGCAGATCGAGATGATCCGCCGTGCCTGGCCGGAAATCATGGATGCCCTGACCAGCATCCGCCGTGCCACCTGGCTGAACGTCAGCAAAAACTCCAGCCCGCGCGCCTTTGACGGCAAGGTACTTGAACTTGCCTTCACCAACCCCGGCGCGGCCACCAACTTCAACCGCCCCGACCATTTGGAGAACCTGCGCAAGGCGATCCATCAGGTCCTGGCGCTGGACTGCCAGATCAATCCGATCCATGACAGCTCGGCGTCAGCGGGTGAGTCGGGCCCAAAAGCCGATAGCCGGCAAGCGCCGGCATCCGCACCGGCCGCCAAGGCACCGGTAGTTCAGGCACAACCGGCTCAGGCACGACAGGCGCAGGCGCCTGCAGCCCAAGCTCCGTCGGTGCAGGATGGTCGAAGCACCACGGCTGCCGTCGCTCCTTCCAGCGAAACCGCCAAGGTGACCGGGGCTGCTGCCCCGGACTCGCGCGCAGCGTCGGCTCCGGGCCCGGAATCGGCCCCGAAGGCAGCGGCGCCTGCGGCAGCGGCTTCCACGCCGGAGCCAGCAACGCCAGCGAACCGGGCAGTTCCGACGCAGCAGGATCAGGCCGTTGCAGCACCGGTGGCCGCACCCGAACCGGCGGCACCAGGCGCGCCGGTCAACGCGGCTACGGCTGCCCTCCGGCGCCGCGCCGGCAGTTCCAACGGCGGCGGAACTCCGTCCACCGGTCCGGGCCGGGCCGCCCGCGGAACCTCCGGCCGGAACGGCAGCGCTGGCACCCCCGCCGGCGCACGAGCTGCAGGGCGCTCAGCCGGAAACCGTCCTTCCGATGAGCCCTGGCCGGACGAGCCCAGCGATCCGTTCAACGACGCACCCGAAAGCAACGCCTGGGAAACCGCCGAAGCGCCCGTGGATGTGTACTCCGGCGGACACCTCTCGGACTCCGAATGGGCGAGTACTGACTGGGCCGGCACCGGGTCCACCACCCGACCGGCCGGCGGAAACTCCGCGGCGGACAGCCGGGCCGGCGGCGGTCAGACCTCCCCGTCATCAGCCGTACCCGCGGGCGCCCCGCGGGCTGCGGCACCGGCTGCGGCACCCGCGTCGGCACCGGCGTCGGCCGCCCCCGCCGGCTTGACCGCCCGGCCCGGAACCACGACGGCGCCGGGCCAGGACCGGGGTGCAGCAGCACCAGGCGTCCGGACATCCGTTCCGCCGACGACGACGTCCCCCGCCGCCCCTTCCGGCGGTGCTCCCAACCAGCCGCTGAGCCGTTATCAGAAGCTCCTCAATGAAGCTGCCCAGCGCGGCGGCGGAGCCCCCGTCCGGGGGAGCCGCCCAGTAGACTCGACCTACGTCGAAGATGTTCCCAGCGCGGATGACATCACGCTTGAGGATTCCGGTCTGGTGGGGCGTAAGGCGATCGAACGGATTCTGGGCGGGCGGCTGATCGAGGAACGCAGCCTGGACGGCCGCTGA
- a CDS encoding ABC transporter ATP-binding protein, protein MYSDASEFSGPAALQLQGVSKSYRSGNTSVPALRDVSLAVPAGTFTAIMGPSGSGKSTLLQCAAGLDAPDSGRVLLGSTEISKLHSKALTRFRRDHVGFVFQSYNLLPQLTVARNVTLPLLLAGRGTDKAWLDYVLEAVGLSGLGERKPQELSGGQQQRAAIARALITRPDAVFADEPTGALDSGTARQVLDLLRHTVSALGQTVVMVTHDPVAAGHADTVIFLADGRLDGSMTGATAHDVSERMANLGER, encoded by the coding sequence ATGTACTCCGACGCCTCCGAATTCTCCGGCCCCGCAGCCCTCCAGCTGCAGGGCGTGTCCAAGAGCTACCGGTCCGGCAACACCAGCGTGCCGGCCCTTCGCGATGTGTCCCTGGCCGTTCCGGCCGGCACCTTCACGGCCATCATGGGACCCTCCGGTTCCGGCAAAAGCACGTTGCTGCAGTGCGCAGCCGGACTGGACGCCCCGGACAGCGGCCGGGTGCTGCTGGGCAGCACCGAAATCTCGAAGCTGCACAGCAAGGCCCTGACCCGCTTCCGCCGGGACCACGTCGGTTTTGTATTCCAGTCCTACAACCTGCTCCCCCAGCTGACCGTCGCGCGGAACGTGACACTGCCGCTGCTGCTGGCCGGACGGGGCACGGACAAGGCCTGGCTGGACTATGTGCTGGAGGCAGTCGGGCTGTCCGGACTGGGTGAGCGGAAGCCGCAGGAACTCTCCGGCGGCCAGCAGCAGCGGGCGGCCATCGCCCGGGCACTGATCACCCGCCCGGATGCCGTCTTTGCGGACGAACCCACCGGCGCCCTGGACTCCGGCACTGCACGCCAGGTGCTGGACCTGCTGCGGCACACCGTCTCCGCGCTGGGCCAGACGGTGGTGATGGTGACCCACGACCCGGTGGCAGCCGGGCACGCAGACACGGTCATTTTCCTTGCGGACGGGCGCCTCGACGGCAGCATGACCGGCGCCACCGCCCACGACGTCAGCGAACGCATGGCCAACCTCGGGGAGCGCTAA
- a CDS encoding glucosamine-6-phosphate deaminase, with protein MSLALYTVPDAAGLGALGASFIEVLVRDRPDAVLGLATGSSPLPVYRALAEHELDLSRVRAFALDEYVGLPADSEQSYAAVIDREVTRPLGLDPRCVSVPDGSAEDPAEAAEAFERRLESAGGVDLQLLGIGHNGHLAFNEPGSSLDSRTRVQRLSETTRRANARFFPSTGEVPQFCITQGLGTIRRARHLLLLVRGGDKAGILARALTGPVGVDCPASILQLHPRVTVITDEAAASGLAGLEEALLPPG; from the coding sequence TTGAGTCTCGCCCTATATACGGTTCCCGACGCCGCCGGGCTGGGCGCGCTTGGTGCCTCCTTTATAGAGGTGCTGGTTCGGGACCGGCCGGATGCCGTACTTGGGCTCGCCACGGGGTCCTCGCCCCTGCCGGTGTACCGGGCGCTGGCGGAGCATGAACTGGACCTGTCCCGGGTACGGGCGTTTGCCCTGGATGAGTATGTTGGACTGCCGGCCGACAGTGAACAGTCCTATGCCGCCGTTATAGACAGGGAGGTCACACGCCCCCTCGGATTGGATCCGCGCTGTGTGTCCGTTCCGGACGGCAGTGCGGAGGACCCCGCCGAAGCGGCCGAAGCCTTCGAACGCCGGCTGGAAAGTGCCGGGGGAGTGGACCTTCAGCTGCTGGGGATCGGGCATAACGGCCATTTGGCCTTCAACGAGCCCGGCTCATCCTTGGATTCGCGTACCCGGGTGCAGCGCTTGTCCGAAACCACGCGGAGGGCCAACGCCCGGTTCTTCCCTTCCACGGGGGAGGTTCCGCAGTTCTGCATTACCCAGGGGCTGGGGACCATCCGCCGTGCCAGGCACCTGCTGCTGTTGGTCCGCGGCGGGGATAAGGCAGGAATCCTGGCTCGGGCACTGACCGGACCGGTGGGTGTTGATTGCCCGGCCTCCATCCTCCAGTTGCATCCGCGGGTCACTGTCATCACGGATGAGGCAGCGGCCTCCGGGCTGGCGGGCCTGGAAGAAGCCCTGCTTCCGCCCGGATAG